In the genome of Pelagicoccus sp. SDUM812003, one region contains:
- a CDS encoding carboxypeptidase M32, translated as MSDRQALSAKQKHIHALRSVAGLLEWDEQVFLPPDSSDQRQDQSAAMAKVLHAAETDPEIETLLQRLENASPNPSGDPVLRDARIEYDRATKLPASWVENHARLCSEAYHAWARARQNNDFASFAPYLQRHVDLAKERAESLGWGERPYDLQIDLHDPGIDAATIDRLFSELKEDLAPLAQEILDSPIKARPDIFRGFPIPEQKAFLEDVTSSLGFNYKRGRIDISLHPFCSGNGADTRMTTRFHEDNPLDSLFSSIHETGHGLYEQGLPLDSLHNALGQAAGMGVHESQSRLWENQVSRSRSFWKHYEPKLRTAFPEQLEAISSDDLYLAINAVGRTPIRVDADEVTYNLHVIVRFEIERRLFSGELSVNELPEYWNTQYQELLGITPANDAEGVLQDVHWSGGAFGYFPSYCLGNMLAAQLWYTALEQLPGLEDDFARGEFKRLLDWLGQAVHRHGARYHLLELSKKATGSSLSPKFLIRYLKERYLPLYRE; from the coding sequence ATGAGCGACCGACAAGCCCTATCCGCTAAACAGAAACACATCCATGCCCTCCGTAGCGTGGCGGGCCTGCTGGAGTGGGACGAGCAGGTATTCCTTCCGCCGGACAGCTCGGACCAGCGACAGGACCAAAGCGCCGCCATGGCCAAGGTTCTGCATGCGGCGGAGACGGATCCCGAAATCGAAACGCTGCTCCAACGCCTGGAAAACGCCTCGCCGAACCCGAGCGGGGACCCGGTTCTGCGCGACGCCCGCATCGAGTACGATCGCGCCACCAAACTGCCAGCATCCTGGGTGGAAAACCATGCGCGCCTGTGCAGCGAAGCCTACCACGCCTGGGCGAGAGCTCGACAAAACAACGACTTCGCATCCTTCGCCCCCTATCTCCAGCGCCACGTGGACCTCGCCAAAGAGCGAGCCGAATCGCTGGGCTGGGGCGAGCGACCTTACGACCTTCAGATCGACCTGCACGACCCAGGGATCGACGCCGCAACCATCGATCGGCTTTTCAGCGAACTCAAAGAAGACCTGGCCCCGCTCGCGCAGGAAATCCTCGACTCTCCCATAAAAGCTCGCCCCGACATCTTTCGCGGATTTCCCATCCCTGAGCAGAAGGCGTTTCTCGAAGACGTGACATCGTCATTGGGTTTCAACTACAAACGCGGACGTATCGACATTTCCCTACATCCGTTTTGCAGCGGCAACGGCGCGGACACCCGCATGACCACTCGGTTTCACGAAGACAATCCTCTGGATTCGCTCTTCTCGTCCATCCACGAAACGGGGCACGGCCTCTACGAGCAAGGGCTCCCGCTCGACTCGCTGCACAACGCCTTGGGTCAAGCGGCAGGCATGGGGGTTCACGAATCGCAAAGCCGACTCTGGGAAAACCAGGTCTCCCGCAGTCGCAGCTTCTGGAAACACTACGAGCCGAAGCTCCGGACAGCGTTCCCCGAACAGCTCGAAGCCATCAGCTCCGACGATCTCTACCTGGCCATCAATGCCGTAGGCCGCACCCCTATTCGCGTGGACGCGGACGAGGTGACCTACAACCTGCACGTTATCGTTCGATTCGAAATCGAACGGCGACTCTTCTCGGGCGAACTGAGCGTCAACGAACTTCCAGAGTATTGGAATACCCAATACCAGGAGCTACTCGGAATCACGCCTGCGAACGACGCCGAGGGCGTGCTGCAGGACGTGCACTGGTCTGGCGGAGCCTTCGGCTATTTCCCCAGCTACTGCCTTGGCAACATGCTCGCCGCTCAGCTCTGGTACACCGCCCTCGAACAGCTGCCCGGCTTGGAGGACGATTTCGCCCGCGGCGAATTCAAACGACTGCTCGATTGGCTCGGCCAAGCCGTGCATCGCCACGGAGCCCGCTACCACTTGCTGGAGCTCAGCAAAAAGGCGACTGGATCCTCCCTTTCCCCGAAATTCCTCATTCGCTACCTCAAGGAACGCTACCTGCCGCTCTATCGCGAGTAG